A stretch of DNA from Anaerobacillus isosaccharinicus:
TCCGACCCTGAGTATTACAGAATGGGTGAACCAACTCCATCGTGTTCCTCTTTACACGATCCTTAGCGGCTTTGAACCTGGGGATGTTCCAGGGGTCGGTACTTTTTATGACTTCTTCAGACGGCTATCAGGTTTTGAGAAGGCTAATGTAAAACCTTTTATTAAGCTCAAACGAAAAAAGAAGCAGAAGAAAAAACCGAAAAAGGGTGAAAAAGCAACTCCTAGAAACCCTGGTATTATTAGAAAATTAGTAGATCGTCATTTACGCCATGGTTCAAAACAAAAACAATTGCCGGGAGATCAATTATACGCGTTTTTTCAATCTCAATTTCTTGAGGTTTCAGCGAGATTGGGTTTGCTTGGAGATCCCCATTCCCTTGGTGTTGTTGGAGATGGGACACCTGTGGAAACAGCGAGTTACCCAAGAAGCAAACCTATTTGTGATTGTAGTGCCCAAGGACTAACGAATTGTACTCATCCTCGTCGATATTCTCAACCTGACATCGACTCAGGTTGGGATAGTTCAAGGGAGAGGTACTTCAACGGATATCATCTCTACATGATATCCACTAGCGATAGCCGATTCGACTTACCGCTATATCCACGGCTACATCCTGCTTCCCGGCATGATTCAGTCAGCCTAGTGGTTAGCTCAATTGAATTTTCGCAACGGTACACCTTGGGCACAATTGATAAAATCCTTCTCGATGCCGCACATGATGCAGAACCGATTTACGAATTACTGGACCATCATAATGTGGAACCATTTATTGATCTTAATGTTCGAACAAAGAAAAACTTCAGTACGCAAAGTGATATTCAGATTTCTCCCCTAGGCGTTCCTATTTGTCCAATTGGAATGGAAATGAAACCCAATGGGTTTGACAAATCTCAAAACCGCCAAAAGTGGCGTTGTCCACTAGCTTGCGGAACAAAAAATACATGTTCCACTCCGTGTTCTAAAGCGAAGTATGGCCGGACATTTCATACGTTTAAGCAAGATAATCTTCGTCTGTTCACTAAAACACCGAGGTCTTCTGAAAAGTGGAAACTGATTTATAAACGAAGAACTTCAGTTGAACGTTCGAACAAAAGAGAAAAAGTCGACTATCACTTAGAATCTGGGCGTCATCGCTCTACAAAAATGTGGTATGTCCGCTTATATTCAATCATGATGTGTCAACACATAGATGCTTGGTACAGTAGTCAGAAAGAGACTTTGAACATCCAAGAAATCATCTTTTCTAAGAGCGCCTAGTCATTTTTAAAAAATAGCAGCCGTAGGCTTATTTGGTATACACTTTTTTGAAAACACTATGAAAACACATCACTTTGCTGTCCTGTTAATGAAATTCCCAGTAAATTTTTTACAAATCTTCGATAAACTCATCATTTATTCCGAGAGTCTATTTACAATAGACTCTCGGCATTTGCCGAGCCTTGTGGCTCAAGGTTTTCTTGAGCCAATTTATTTGTATCCCTCCTATTTCTAGGTGGGATTTTTACTTTAGATTTCTTTTTCAATTGGGAATTAATTGTTGAAAAATATCATAAAAAAACTAAAAAAACACTTGACTTTTTAGTGCAACCCCAATAATCGCCGAGGAGGAATTGACTTCCTAACAATACGGTGAAATGGGGGATTTAAATGAAACCTACGCTAATACCACATATCTCATATCAAAACTTCGTTTTAGACCAACTAAATACTCATTACTCAGGCGGTATACTGACTCTCGTACGAAAAGATTGGACTATTATCTCAAAGTTATGGATCACGGATCTTTCTTTTACTACTACTTGGCTTCATGATTTATATTCAGTTAAAGGTCCTGAGCCACGTGATCCTGCTTCCATGCTTCGCTCTTATCTTTTGTGTTTATTGACAAGTCCGACCCTGAGTATTACAGAATGGGTGAACCAACTCCATCGTGTTCCTCTTTACACGATCCTTAGCGGCTTTGAACCTGGGGATGTTCCAGGTGTCGGTACTTTTTATGACTTCTTCAGACGGCTATCAGGTTTTGAGAAGGCTAATGTAAAACCTTTTATTAAGCTCAAACGAAAAAAGAAGAAGAAGAAAAAACCGAAAAAGGGTGAAAAAGCAACTCCTAGAAACCCTGGTATTATTAGAAAATTAGTGGATCGTCATTTACGCAATGGCTCAAAACAAAAACAATTGCCGGGAGATCAATTATACGCGTTTTTTCAATCTCAATTTCTTGAAGTTTCAGCGAGATTGGGTTTGCTTGGGGATCCCCATTCCCTTGGTGTTGTTGGAGATGGGACACCCGTGGAAACAGCGAGATACCCAAGAAGCAAACCTATTTGTGATTGTAGTGCCCAAGGACTAACGAATTGTACTCATCCTCGTCGATATTCTCAACCTGACATCGACTCAGGTTGGGATAGTTCAAGGGAGAGGTACTTCAACGGATATCATCTCTACATGATATCCACTAGCGATAGCCAATACGACTTGCCGCTATATCCACGGCTGCATCCTGCTTCCCGGCATGATTCAGTCAGCCTAGTGGTTGGTTCAATTGAATTTTCGCAACGGTACACCTTGGGCACAATTGATAAAATCCTTCTCGATGCCGCACATGATGCAGAACCGATTTACGAATTACTGGACCATCATAATGTGGAACCATTTATTGATCTTAATGTTCGAACAAAGAAAAACTTCAGTACGGAAAGTGATATTCAAATTTCTCCCATAGGCGTGCCTATTTGTCCAATCGGTAAGGAAATGAAACCCAACGGTTTTGACATATCTCAAAACCGCCAAAAGTGGCGTTGTCCACTAGCTTGCGGATCGAAAAATACATGTTCCACTCCGTGTTCTAAAGCGAAGTATGGCCGCACATTTCATACGTTTAAGCGAGATAATCTTCGTCTGTTCACTAAAACACCAAGATCTTCTGAAAAGTGGAAACTCATTTATAAACGAAGAACTTCAGTTGAACGTTCGAACAAAAGAGAAAAAGTCGATTATCACTTAGAAGCTGGGCGCCATCGCTCTACAAAAATGTGGTATGTCCGCCTATACTCAATCATGATGTGTCAACACATAGATGCTTGGTACAGTAGTCAGAAAGAGACTTTGAACATTCAGGAAATCATCTTTACTAAAAGCGCCTAGACAATTTTTAAAAAATAGAATAACTGTAGGCTTATTTGGTGCATACTTTTTTGAAAACACTATGAAAACACTATGAAAACACATCATTTTACTGTCCTGTTAATGAATTTTCCAGTGAATTTTTTACAAACTCTCGATAAACTCATCATTTATTCCGAGAGTCTATTTACTCTACCTATATTAACGATCTACCGCAAAAAAAGTTTCATAATATGTATACATTAGCAGCACTCATCTAAAAAAAAGCGCAGCACTTTACCATCCATCTCGTTCAAAAAAAGGAGGTGTTGCCATCTCTCAACACCTCCTGTAAAAATCTATTTAAATGCTCTTCCTTTTGTTAAAATACACGGAACGCCCTTACCGATTGCACCTGGAGTACTCATTTTTTCTAAGTATGCCAGTCCTCTACTACATTGGCTTTTACAGAAGAAGCACGTGTTTGAAGTGACCATTTTCATAGTATCAGAATACTTTTCATTTGCGATTAAAGGCATTTCTTTTTTCTTTTTTTTCATATTCTATCGCTCCCTCATTTGATGATTTATACTATTCACCAAAAGAAAACAGGGTGCGTGAGATAAAAATATATTTTTTCAGGGAAAGACGAAGGTCGTTACCCTTTTAACTTAAAATTTCGCCACTCACTAGGTAATAGATTTCGATATTTTGCAGACAAATAACGGTCATCGATTAAAAAGATCACGCCTTCGTCCTCTTCTGAACGGATCAATCTTCCACCCGCCTGGTGCACTTTATTCATTCCAGGGTATACATAGGCAAAATCAAAGCCATTGTAGCCTTGTGCAGAGTAATGCTGCTTTATGATATCTTGTTCTTCCGTAATTTTCGGTAGGCCTACCCCAATAATACATACGCCATTCAAACGATCGCCTCTTAAATCCACACCCTCAGCAAAAATTCCTCCTAGTACTGCAAAACCAATTCTTACTCCCGTAGCGTTCGGTTGGAATTTCTCTAAGAACATTTCTCTTTCTTCCTCAGACATCATTTGCGCTTGGACAAGTAGTTCAATGTCATCACGAATCGCGATTTCTTCATAGTGCTCGAGTACTTGCGACAAGTATTCATAGGAGGGGAAAAAAACAAGAAAATTTCCTCTACGCCCGTGCAATTCTTCTCTTAAAACGGTAATAATTTTTTCGATTGAATCCTGCCGATCTTTATACTTTGTAGAAATAGGGCTAACCAAAACATCGACTTTTTTTTCATCAAATGGAGAAGGGATGTCTTGAAAATAATCGATTTCTTCCCCACCTAACACCGTTTGGAAGTACCCTAGTGGATGAAGTGTGGCCGAAAAAAAGATCGTCGCCTTCGTTTTTTTCGTCGCACTTCGAATTAGTCTTGAAGGATCTAAACATAATAGCTTAACTTGAACCTCACTTTTGTTAACTGTTACCACTGTACGGAAATGGTCATCATAAACTTTAGAAACTCGGCAAAAGGCTTGTACTTCGTAAAATAGATCTTTTATACTACTATAATAGTCTTCGAGGTAATTTCCAGGAACTGAGAGCCAGCGGTCACTAAACTCTAAAAATTCTTCGGAAACCTCAACTACATGTACAGGTAACTCGAAAAAATCAAACTGATCCTTCTCCATGCATTCCTTTTTCAATTGAAGGAAAGAAGCGTTTACGGCTTTTGTCTTTTCGTAGAGTTCTGGATTTTTCCCTTTAAGAAGCCGACTCGCGTCTAAAAAGGCTGATTTAGAAATAGACGCCGAAAACATTCCTCTGGCACGGTCAACTAAGTTATGAGCTTCGTCTATCAATAACACCGTGTCTTTGTGGTGCTCGCTCCAGCGCTGCATCTTCACTCTAGGATCAAAAAAATAATTGTAATCGCAGATCACCGCATCTGCATGTAACGCAACATCTAAAGAAAATTCAAATGGACAAAGTTGATGTTTTTTTGCATAAAATTCGACTGTTGTCCGTTCGACCATTTGTTCATGCGTTAGAATATTCTTTAAGCCTTCCTTTAACCGATCATAATATCCATTAGCAAAGGGACAATGCTCTTTTGAGCAATTGACCTCTTCTTGAAAGCAGACTTTTTCTTTCGCAGTAATCGTGACGGTACGCCAAACAAGGCCGTTTGCATTTAATAATTGGAATGCTTCTTCAGCTACTTGTCTAGTAATCGTTTTTGCAGTTACATATAAAATTCGATCAGCTTTTTTTTCGCCAACCGCTTTTACAGTTGGAAAAATCGTAGAGATTGTTTTTCCTATCCCAGTAGACGCTTTGGCAAACAGACGCTTTTTTTCGGAAATTGTCTTGTAAACGGCTTTCAGAAGATCCCGCTGCCCGTTGCGGTACTTAGGAAATGGGAAGGAAAGTTCAGGAATACTTGTTTGGCGATTTCTTCGTTGGGTAAATAAAATTTCCTGAAATTGAAGATAATCCTCTAGGAGGTCTTCTATAAAATGGTCTAATTCTTGTTTTGAGAATGATTTTTGAAATGTAACCGATTCTGTGTTTTGCCTACTGGCGTAAACAAGGTGAATGTCGATCTGTTCTAGTTGATTTTGGAATGCAAATATATACGCATAAACTTTCGCTTGGGCCCAGTAAGTTGGATGATCCTCTTCATGAATCGTACTTAAAGGTCTTGAAGTAGACTTAATCTCTTCGATGGCTATCTCATTTTCGTTACTAATAATGCCATCACATCTGCCATGAACAGTCACCGCAAAACCATTTCGCTCAAACTCTTGCGACAACGTGACTTCCTTTTGATAGCCTTCTTCTCTATTTGATTGCAAACGTTGATGCGTTTTTGTACCTTCTTCTAAGATATGAGCGCCACCAGCCCCCAGTTCGATACTACCACTCATCATCACAAACTCTACTAAATTCCGTACCGAAACCCTTACTCTTATATCACCCATAATCCGCTCACCTTTTTTCTGTTTGTAGCAGTATTATAGCATTTTTTGGGGGCATTTTTGGGTGTCAGACACCCAAAATGGACAAAAACATCAAAAAATCCACCTGAGATGGACAAATCTCCTTCTCAGATGGGTTATTAATGAAAATATTTAAAATAGTGTTTACCTTTTAAATAGTATAGGATCAAAAGAGGAAATCCACTTTCTTTAATTTATTCACACCCGTGTTGGTGAAAGTGAACTTTCATTGGTATCAAACACCTACCATATCGTGAAATATATCTGGCTTCCCTTAATAATAAGCGTTCAAATTCCTGTGAGTTTACAGCTTTATTGAATAAAAACCCCTGTCCAAAGCCACAATTAATTTGTGTTAACGCGTTCAATTGCTGCTCAGTTTCGATCCCTTCAGCAACGACCCTAAGATTTAAATGTAGTGCTATGTCATTAACCGCTTTTACTATCGCGTAATTTTGAGAGTTTGGACAATCATCAATAAATATTCGATCAATCTTTATCGTATCAATAGGTAATTCCTTAAGAATATGCAAAGAAGAATATCCTGTACCAAAATCGTCAATACCTGTTTTGACTCCAATGTTTCTTAATTGTTGAAGTACTTCCATAGATTGGTTGACATTTTGGATAATACTCTCTGTAATCTCTAACTCTAAAAATTCAGGTTGAAGGCCAGTTTCGTCTAAAATGTTCTTTACACTACAAATGAAATTATTATGTTGAAATTGGCGAAACGATACATTTACTGCCATACAGAGAAACGGATAGCCGGCTTCTTGCCATACCACATTTTGTTTACAAGCATTCTTTAATACCCACTCACCAATAGGAACAATTTGTCCTGTTTCTTCAGCAATGGGAATAAATTCTGCAGGAGAAATCGATCCCAATTCAGGATGTTCCCAGCGCAACAGTGCCTCCATCCCAACCATTTTTCCAGATTGCAGTTCAATAATCGGTTGGTAGTGAAGTAGTAATTGTTTATTCTCAATTGCTGTAGTTAGCTCATTTTCTAATTTTAATTTCCTAGTAAGAATATCATTTATATCCTTCGTGTATAACTGAAATTTGTTACTTCCACTCCCTTTTGCCATATACATGGCTGCGTCAGCATTTTTAAATAATTGTTCAAGATCTTCACCATTAACAGGATACAAACTGATACCCATACTCGGTGTAATCGTAATATCGTGATTATCAACTGCAAATGACTTGGAAAATTCCTTAAGAATCAATTCTGCAATTACCACACATTCTTTTTCAGATTTGTCTGGGAGAATAAAGATAAATTCATCCCCTCCTAATCTATAAAACCAATGATTTTCCTTAAATCTAAGTTTTAAACGCTCTGAAACTTTTTTTAATAAGCTATCACCAAAATAATGGCCGAGAGTATCATTAACTAACTTAAAGCGGTCTAAGTCTATTAATAACAAACCAACTTCACGATTATTTATTTTAGCTTTCTCCAAAATCTTAGTAAGGTCTTCGTTAAAACAAGCTCGATTTTTTAATCCTGTTAAAGAATCATGATAAGCCAAATACTCATATTCACTCATCAACGTTTTATTTTTCTTAACTACTAAAAGCTGTCGCCCAATAATCATAAAAAAGATAATTAATAACCCAATACTAAGCGCATTAAAATCCCAATTATAGCTATCTAATCCAAATATTAATAAAATAAAAACACTACCATACGGAAAAAGTTTTTCTTTATTTGCATCGTAATTTTGATAAATTGATTGTGCTTCTGATTTATTTTTCTGAGCAAATAAAGCTGCATAACCAATAAACATGGTCGAAATTGCCCAAAGAGGATCATAGATACTTCCAATTTTATAACTATCCGTTAATGATAAATACACAAAAATAAAATCCGCAATAATTTGTATACCAAAAGCAACGACAAGGAAAAAGACGAGACCTCTTTCTTTACTATATTTAGAGAGATAATATAAATAAGTAATAACAAACAAAATAGCCAAGTCTGTAATGGGATAAAAGATCATAAAAAACATTTCAAAAATTGAATAGTTCCAAAGATGCCAGATAGGTATAATAATATAATGAATACTGAGAACGATAGCTGCTATCATAAAAACAATAATATTGAACTTATAGTTACTATTTGTGATTGAAGAGCTTATTGTTTTAGTTTTGTACGTTAAAGCTATTAAAAAGAAAACATAGGCTAAAAGCCATAACAATAATGAAAAATTAGAGAAGTAAGTGACACCTTTACTAAGGAATGTATAGAGCCACAACAAGTTTGCACTTAAATTTAATAGCATCCCCAACCCCATTAGAGACCAAAAATTCTTTTTATCTCCAAGTGATATTTTCCACGTATGCATAATCCATTTGTAACAGATGATATAACTAATCAACGGAAAGACGATCGCACCAAGCGTTCTCAGCCACTCAGCCTCCTCAAAAAGAAAACACCATCCATAAAATAATACAATAACAATAATTGGAAGAAGTACAGTTAATCTACCTTTATTCAGCATAATCTTCCCCCTTTTTTTAAAATAAAAAAGCTATCTCCGCTGGAAATAACTTTAAGCCGATATTCCTTTGGTAACTCAGCCACCATAGTAATTTCTACCTGTAGGTCTGGAGCTTTGCGTCCTTACCTTTCAGTAAGTTTGCCGTTTCATTGGTATTCTGAATTCAATTGTCTTTTCAATGCAAAAGATGTAGTCCTATAGTATCGTAAACTTATGTAGATGAGAAAAGTTCTACTCTCATTTTATCACACTTATGAAATATTTTCATTTAAAAAGTAAAAATTCCAATTCTAAATACCTAGGAGTTTTAACCTAAATAAATACACATTGTACAAGAAATATCATTTTTGTATTTTACTGCAAAATGTTGGCGAATACTGTAAGAAATGGTGCCTCTCTTTTTAGTAAAAGAAAGCCAGAAAAATTTCAATCATGTCTAGTTAAACCGCACTGACCATGTGTTGGACAGAGAGTCTCTTATTTTCACAAATCACATCTATTCTAGGTCATTCTAGGACACCAGTGCCGCTATTAGCTTAAAACCATGCAAAAACAGCCTCGAATCCTGCAAAGAGAGGAACCACAGGATCCTCCAACTCCAAAAAAGTCATCATATCACCTAAAAATCGGAACGAGGCTCCAGGAAATACAGTTTGAGGGATTTACATGAAAAATGTCTCTCTCAGGTGGATTTTTAAACAAAAATGTCCACGAAGGGTGTCTGACACCCCCTATGGACACCCCCTATGTAGACACCACTAGGCCTAATTCAATTACCAGCGTATCTCATCTACTAAATCTTTTAGAACCCTTACCCGATCTTCACTAATGTTCCAATCCTCAATTTCACGTTTAAGTTCCGTTGGAGTAATATACCCTTTTACTAAGCCGTTCAATCTCGCCACAACAGTAGCATTCGTAATCGTTTCCTCCGTTTGAAACAACCTAGCTAAAACCATCATTGCATTTTTATATCGCTTTAAATAATATTTCTGGTGATATTCTTCTGCGAGATAAAACCTCTCATAGAGACTAATTTCTGTTTGAATATTCCCTTGTAATAACTCTGCCTGTTGTTTCTTCGTTTTCTCAGCTAATTCCTTTTGACTATCATTACGATAAAATAAAAGCGACATATACTGTCTACCGCCATAAGCCTGGTCTCTTTGCGGATTATGATTTCCCCAGAAAACATCTAGAATTTGTTCTAAGCTAATAATCGTCGAGTCAAA
This window harbors:
- a CDS encoding putative bifunctional diguanylate cyclase/phosphodiesterase, which encodes MLNKGRLTVLLPIIVIVLFYGWCFLFEEAEWLRTLGAIVFPLISYIICYKWIMHTWKISLGDKKNFWSLMGLGMLLNLSANLLWLYTFLSKGVTYFSNFSLLLWLLAYVFFLIALTYKTKTISSSITNSNYKFNIIVFMIAAIVLSIHYIIIPIWHLWNYSIFEMFFMIFYPITDLAILFVITYLYYLSKYSKERGLVFFLVVAFGIQIIADFIFVYLSLTDSYKIGSIYDPLWAISTMFIGYAALFAQKNKSEAQSIYQNYDANKEKLFPYGSVFILLIFGLDSYNWDFNALSIGLLIIFFMIIGRQLLVVKKNKTLMSEYEYLAYHDSLTGLKNRACFNEDLTKILEKAKINNREVGLLLIDLDRFKLVNDTLGHYFGDSLLKKVSERLKLRFKENHWFYRLGGDEFIFILPDKSEKECVVIAELILKEFSKSFAVDNHDITITPSMGISLYPVNGEDLEQLFKNADAAMYMAKGSGSNKFQLYTKDINDILTRKLKLENELTTAIENKQLLLHYQPIIELQSGKMVGMEALLRWEHPELGSISPAEFIPIAEETGQIVPIGEWVLKNACKQNVVWQEAGYPFLCMAVNVSFRQFQHNNFICSVKNILDETGLQPEFLELEITESIIQNVNQSMEVLQQLRNIGVKTGIDDFGTGYSSLHILKELPIDTIKIDRIFIDDCPNSQNYAIVKAVNDIALHLNLRVVAEGIETEQQLNALTQINCGFGQGFLFNKAVNSQEFERLLLREARYISRYGRCLIPMKVHFHQHGCE
- a CDS encoding transposase — translated: MKPTLIPHISYQNFVLDQLNTHYSGGILTLVRKDWTIISKLWITDLSFTTTWLHDLYSVKGPEPRDPASMLRSYLLCLLTSPTLSITEWVNQLHRVPLYTILSGFEPGDVPGVGTFYDFFRRLSGFEKANVKPFIKLKRKKKKKKKPKKGEKATPRNPGIIRKLVDRHLRNGSKQKQLPGDQLYAFFQSQFLEVSARLGLLGDPHSLGVVGDGTPVETARYPRSKPICDCSAQGLTNCTHPRRYSQPDIDSGWDSSRERYFNGYHLYMISTSDSQYDLPLYPRLHPASRHDSVSLVVGSIEFSQRYTLGTIDKILLDAAHDAEPIYELLDHHNVEPFIDLNVRTKKNFSTESDIQISPIGVPICPIGKEMKPNGFDISQNRQKWRCPLACGSKNTCSTPCSKAKYGRTFHTFKRDNLRLFTKTPRSSEKWKLIYKRRTSVERSNKREKVDYHLEAGRHRSTKMWYVRLYSIMMCQHIDAWYSSQKETLNIQEIIFTKSA
- a CDS encoding ATP-dependent DNA helicase; translated protein: MGDIRVRVSVRNLVEFVMMSGSIELGAGGAHILEEGTKTHQRLQSNREEGYQKEVTLSQEFERNGFAVTVHGRCDGIISNENEIAIEEIKSTSRPLSTIHEEDHPTYWAQAKVYAYIFAFQNQLEQIDIHLVYASRQNTESVTFQKSFSKQELDHFIEDLLEDYLQFQEILFTQRRNRQTSIPELSFPFPKYRNGQRDLLKAVYKTISEKKRLFAKASTGIGKTISTIFPTVKAVGEKKADRILYVTAKTITRQVAEEAFQLLNANGLVWRTVTITAKEKVCFQEEVNCSKEHCPFANGYYDRLKEGLKNILTHEQMVERTTVEFYAKKHQLCPFEFSLDVALHADAVICDYNYFFDPRVKMQRWSEHHKDTVLLIDEAHNLVDRARGMFSASISKSAFLDASRLLKGKNPELYEKTKAVNASFLQLKKECMEKDQFDFFELPVHVVEVSEEFLEFSDRWLSVPGNYLEDYYSSIKDLFYEVQAFCRVSKVYDDHFRTVVTVNKSEVQVKLLCLDPSRLIRSATKKTKATIFFSATLHPLGYFQTVLGGEEIDYFQDIPSPFDEKKVDVLVSPISTKYKDRQDSIEKIITVLREELHGRRGNFLVFFPSYEYLSQVLEHYEEIAIRDDIELLVQAQMMSEEEREMFLEKFQPNATGVRIGFAVLGGIFAEGVDLRGDRLNGVCIIGVGLPKITEEQDIIKQHYSAQGYNGFDFAYVYPGMNKVHQAGGRLIRSEEDEGVIFLIDDRYLSAKYRNLLPSEWRNFKLKG
- a CDS encoding transposase, encoding MKPTLIPHISYQNFVLDQLNTHYSGGILTLVRKDWTIISKLWITDLSFTTTWLHDLYSVKGPEPRDPASMLRSYLLCLLTSPTLSITEWVNQLHRVPLYTILSGFEPGDVPGVGTFYDFFRRLSGFEKANVKPFIKLKRKKKQKKKPKKGEKATPRNPGIIRKLVDRHLRHGSKQKQLPGDQLYAFFQSQFLEVSARLGLLGDPHSLGVVGDGTPVETASYPRSKPICDCSAQGLTNCTHPRRYSQPDIDSGWDSSRERYFNGYHLYMISTSDSRFDLPLYPRLHPASRHDSVSLVVSSIEFSQRYTLGTIDKILLDAAHDAEPIYELLDHHNVEPFIDLNVRTKKNFSTQSDIQISPLGVPICPIGMEMKPNGFDKSQNRQKWRCPLACGTKNTCSTPCSKAKYGRTFHTFKQDNLRLFTKTPRSSEKWKLIYKRRTSVERSNKREKVDYHLESGRHRSTKMWYVRLYSIMMCQHIDAWYSSQKETLNIQEIIFSKSA